Proteins co-encoded in one Rubrobacter indicoceani genomic window:
- a CDS encoding urease accessory protein UreF, whose protein sequence is MTPGLKTSVLLAALQLSDTAFPTGVFAHSFGLEACREAGELRDEADLRRLVGLYLASLATSDCVALRVAYGADALEQTVQADRLLAATKATRELREANARTGRQFLRSFAALGAENALLEGFRLAAKRGETPGSYAVGYALAARSVRVPEEGAVAAYLFSSAASLVAAGQKLIPLGGSAAQRVLFGLRGGIETAAESSRAVGADGMYSFAPTLDVRSAQHERQQTRLYIS, encoded by the coding sequence TTGACGCCCGGTTTAAAGACCTCGGTCCTGCTGGCGGCGCTGCAGCTCTCGGACACCGCCTTTCCCACGGGGGTGTTCGCTCACTCCTTCGGGCTCGAAGCTTGCCGGGAGGCCGGGGAGCTTCGGGACGAGGCCGACCTGCGCCGTCTTGTCGGGCTTTATCTTGCGTCGCTCGCCACCTCGGACTGCGTCGCCCTGCGGGTAGCGTACGGGGCCGACGCGCTGGAGCAGACGGTCCAGGCCGACCGTCTGCTCGCCGCGACAAAGGCGACCCGCGAGCTGCGCGAGGCGAACGCCCGGACGGGGCGGCAGTTTCTGAGGAGCTTCGCCGCGCTCGGGGCGGAGAACGCGCTGCTCGAAGGCTTCCGGCTCGCCGCGAAGCGCGGCGAGACGCCGGGAAGCTACGCCGTCGGGTACGCCCTTGCGGCCCGGTCGGTCAGGGTACCGGAGGAGGGAGCGGTCGCGGCGTACCTCTTCTCCTCGGCGGCCTCGCTTGTCGCGGCGGGACAGAAGCTCATCCCGCTCGGCGGGAGCGCGGCCCAGCGGGTGCTGTTCGGTCTGCGAGGCGGGATAGAAACCGCAGCGGAATCGAGTCGGGCGGTCGGGGCGGACGGTATGTATTCCTTTGCTCCGACGCTCGATGTCCGCTCGGCGCAGCACGAGCGACAGCAGACCAGACTCTATATCTCTTGA
- the ureC gene encoding urease subunit alpha, producing the protein MSRLPRRRYASMFGPTTGDRVRLADTSLVIEVEHDLTSPGEEAVFGGGKSIREGMAQGSSTRAGGAADLVITNALIVDYSGIYKADVGISSGRISAIGKAGNPDTMDGVTVEIGASTEVIAGEGKLLTAAGIDSHIHFISPQQTEHAIASGVTTMLGGGTGPATGTNATTCTPGAWNLARMLQATDGIPLNFGFLGKGNSANPEALSEQVEAGACGLKLHEDWGTTPKAIETCLDVADEHDVQVAIHTDTLNESGFLEDTRAAFGGRTIHTYHTEGAGGGHAPDIIELCGESNVLPSSTNPTRPYTVNTVDEHLDMLMVCHHLSREVPEDVAFAESRIRAETIAAEDVLHDLGALSMMASDSQAMGRVGEVWMRTLQTASKMKSQRGPLPEDSKRNDNHRVKRYVAKCTVNPAVTHGISEHVGSVAVGMLADLVLWSPAFFGVKPEIVLKGGFIAYAQMGDPNASIPTPGPVFIRPMFGAYGSAPAATSLAFVSGASVENGTVASLGLGRRAVAVRNTRNIGKSDMRLNGLAPEISVDPETYEVRLGEEVLTSEPATELPLARRYFLF; encoded by the coding sequence ATGAGCAGGCTCCCCCGACGCCGCTACGCTTCGATGTTCGGCCCGACGACGGGGGACCGGGTGCGTCTCGCGGACACCTCGCTCGTCATCGAGGTCGAGCACGACCTTACATCACCCGGCGAGGAGGCCGTCTTCGGGGGCGGAAAGTCCATCCGCGAGGGGATGGCGCAGGGGAGCTCGACCCGCGCCGGCGGGGCCGCCGACCTTGTCATAACCAACGCCCTGATAGTGGACTACTCCGGCATCTACAAGGCCGACGTCGGGATCTCCAGCGGACGTATCTCCGCCATCGGAAAGGCCGGGAACCCGGACACGATGGACGGGGTTACCGTCGAGATCGGAGCCTCGACCGAGGTGATCGCCGGAGAGGGCAAACTCCTCACCGCCGCCGGAATAGACTCCCACATCCACTTTATAAGCCCGCAGCAGACCGAACACGCCATAGCCTCGGGCGTTACCACCATGCTCGGCGGCGGGACCGGCCCGGCGACCGGGACAAACGCCACGACCTGCACCCCCGGCGCGTGGAACCTCGCCCGGATGCTCCAGGCCACCGACGGGATCCCCCTGAACTTCGGCTTTCTCGGCAAGGGGAACTCCGCAAACCCCGAAGCCCTCTCCGAGCAGGTCGAAGCCGGTGCCTGCGGCCTGAAACTCCACGAGGACTGGGGGACGACCCCGAAGGCGATCGAAACATGTCTCGATGTAGCGGATGAACATGACGTTCAGGTCGCCATCCACACCGACACCCTGAACGAGTCGGGCTTTCTCGAGGACACGCGGGCGGCGTTCGGGGGCCGCACCATCCACACCTATCACACCGAGGGGGCGGGCGGCGGACACGCCCCGGACATCATCGAGCTGTGCGGTGAGTCCAACGTGCTGCCGAGTTCGACGAACCCGACGAGACCGTACACCGTCAACACCGTGGACGAGCACCTCGACATGCTCATGGTCTGTCACCACCTGAGCCGGGAGGTGCCGGAGGACGTGGCCTTTGCCGAGAGCCGGATACGGGCCGAGACGATAGCCGCCGAGGACGTGCTGCACGACCTCGGTGCGCTCTCGATGATGGCCTCGGACTCGCAGGCGATGGGGCGTGTCGGGGAGGTCTGGATGCGTACCCTCCAGACCGCGAGCAAGATGAAGTCGCAGCGGGGCCCGCTCCCCGAAGACTCGAAGAGAAACGACAACCACCGCGTCAAGCGGTACGTCGCCAAATGCACCGTCAACCCGGCGGTTACGCACGGCATATCGGAGCACGTCGGTTCGGTGGCGGTCGGGATGCTCGCCGACCTCGTTCTCTGGAGCCCGGCCTTCTTCGGGGTGAAGCCCGAGATTGTTCTTAAAGGCGGCTTTATCGCCTACGCGCAGATGGGCGACCCGAACGCCTCCATCCCGACGCCGGGGCCGGTCTTTATACGCCCGATGTTCGGCGCTTACGGTTCCGCCCCGGCGGCAACAAGCCTCGCCTTTGTCTCCGGTGCGTCCGTAGAAAACGGCACGGTCGCCTCGCTCGGCCTCGGACGAAGGGCCGTCGCCGTCAGAAACACAAGGAACATCGGCAAGTCCGACATGCGCCTCAACGGCCTCGCCCCCGAGATAAGCGTTGACCCGGAGACCTACGAGGTGCGGCTCGGCGAAGAGGTTTTAACCTCCGAACCCGCCACCGAGTTGCCGCTCGCCCGGCGGTACTTCCTGTTTTGA
- a CDS encoding urease subunit beta yields the protein MIPGELLPAEGDIELNLGLATTSVTVANTGDRPVQVGSHFHFFETNRALRFDRAAAYGFRLDIPAGTSVRFEPGDERDVNLVALAGKRIARGMNDLVEGKLDAAGAKEAALGRAGEKGFLR from the coding sequence ATGATCCCCGGCGAACTCCTGCCCGCAGAGGGAGACATCGAGCTGAACCTTGGCCTTGCGACTACCTCCGTTACCGTCGCCAACACCGGGGACCGACCCGTGCAGGTCGGGAGCCACTTCCACTTCTTCGAGACAAACCGGGCGCTCCGCTTCGACCGGGCCGCCGCCTACGGCTTCCGGCTCGACATCCCCGCCGGGACCAGCGTCCGCTTCGAGCCGGGCGACGAGCGCGACGTCAACCTCGTCGCCCTGGCCGGAAAACGCATCGCACGCGGCATGAACGACCTCGTCGAGGGAAAACTGGACGCGGCCGGGGCAAAGGAAGCGGCGCTCGGGCGCGCCGGAGAAAAGGGCTTTCTCCGATGA
- a CDS encoding urease subunit gamma — MKLSPQEREKLMIFTAAEVARRRKGRGLRLNYPEAVAIISAELLEGARDGRSVADLMSFGATVLSRDDVMDGIPEMVAEVQIEATFPDGTKLVTVHDPIV, encoded by the coding sequence ATGAAGCTCTCACCACAGGAAAGGGAGAAGTTGATGATCTTCACCGCCGCCGAGGTCGCGCGGCGCAGAAAGGGTCGCGGCCTGAGACTGAACTACCCCGAAGCGGTCGCCATCATCTCCGCCGAGCTGTTGGAAGGTGCGCGCGACGGTCGCTCCGTCGCCGACCTTATGAGCTTCGGCGCGACGGTCCTCTCCCGCGACGATGTTATGGACGGCATCCCGGAGATGGTCGCCGAAGTCCAGATAGAAGCGACCTTCCCCGACGGCACGAAGCTTGTAACCGTCCACGACCCGATAGTCTGA
- the fmdA gene encoding formamidase, with translation MFDQDHPGHNRWHPDIPAAATVKPGEDFRMDCREWTDGQILNTDDANDVRDVDLSINHVLSGPVAIEGAEPGDILVVDVLDLGPHLPGTAPDGLAGAGWGYTGIFAKENGGGFLTDYFPGAHKAIWDFHGIYATSRHIPGVRFAGIGHPGLFGCAPSHELLAEWNRREQALIDTDPERIPPLALPPNPDNALLGTMSGAEYEKAASEATRTVPPRDHGGNMDIKNLSRGCRAYLPVYVDGAKLSVGDLHFSQGDGEISFCGAIEMGGWIEFGVDLIKGGMAKYGMKTPFFKPGPIEPRYSEFLCFTGISVEDGVNYYMDATVAYRQAALNAITYLSKLGYTEEQAYLLLSAAPIEARYSGMVDIPNACASIYIPTAIFDFDISPSSEELVSRDLGSQATTT, from the coding sequence ATGTTCGATCAGGACCATCCGGGGCACAACCGCTGGCATCCGGACATCCCGGCGGCGGCGACCGTAAAGCCGGGCGAGGACTTCAGGATGGACTGCCGGGAGTGGACGGATGGTCAGATCCTCAACACCGACGACGCCAACGACGTCCGCGACGTGGACCTCTCCATAAACCACGTTCTCTCCGGTCCGGTGGCGATAGAGGGCGCCGAGCCGGGGGATATCCTTGTGGTGGATGTCCTTGACCTGGGGCCGCACCTCCCCGGCACCGCGCCGGACGGTCTCGCCGGGGCGGGCTGGGGGTATACCGGGATCTTCGCCAAAGAGAACGGCGGCGGCTTTCTGACGGACTACTTCCCGGGGGCACACAAGGCCATCTGGGACTTCCACGGCATCTACGCGACGAGCCGCCACATCCCCGGCGTGAGGTTCGCCGGGATAGGGCATCCGGGACTCTTCGGGTGTGCGCCCTCGCACGAGCTGCTCGCCGAGTGGAACCGCCGGGAGCAGGCCCTTATAGACACCGACCCGGAGCGCATCCCGCCGCTCGCGCTGCCACCGAACCCCGACAATGCCCTGCTCGGGACGATGAGCGGGGCGGAATACGAGAAGGCCGCCTCGGAGGCGACAAGGACCGTGCCGCCGCGGGACCACGGCGGCAACATGGACATCAAGAACCTCTCGCGGGGGTGTCGGGCCTACCTCCCGGTCTACGTGGACGGGGCCAAGCTCTCCGTCGGGGACCTGCACTTCTCGCAGGGGGACGGTGAGATCTCCTTCTGCGGCGCGATAGAGATGGGGGGTTGGATCGAGTTCGGCGTCGACCTTATAAAGGGCGGGATGGCGAAGTACGGGATGAAGACACCGTTCTTCAAGCCCGGCCCCATCGAGCCGCGCTACTCGGAGTTCCTGTGCTTTACCGGCATCTCCGTCGAGGACGGCGTCAACTACTACATGGACGCCACCGTCGCCTACCGCCAGGCCGCCCTGAACGCCATAACCTACCTCTCGAAGCTCGGCTACACCGAGGAGCAGGCCTACCTCCTGCTCTCCGCCGCCCCGATAGAGGCCCGCTACTCGGGCATGGTGGACATCCCCAACGCCTGCGCGAGCATCTACATCCCGACCGCTATCTTCGACTTCGACATAAGCCCCTCGAGCGAAGAACTCGTCAGCCGCGATCTCGGCTCTCAGGCCACGACGACCTAG
- a CDS encoding sodium:solute symporter family protein, whose translation MILLGVAIFVVLQTAVGLYVARRVAGSSTNFIVAGRGLILPLAACTLMAQAVDTNATLGNTDLTSQFGFWAGASLPIGLAICLVITGLFFARPMNRMGLMTLPDFFRKKYGRTVEVMASFIMILSFSILLAGNLVAGGYLFQTFLGTSYAVGVLLLALILIIYTLPGGLLSDVYTSIIQIAAAFIAAISLLVWVGFNFGISIPAGMGPLALDQLTVPANGAYINWATLAALGLGNLVAIDFMQRVFAARTPNTARRACFAGAVGTLAIGLPFSIIALSWGNVFSSLGIEAGNSPVLYAILQEAAPPLLVILVLSGIVAASLSTGDGALLGVSAVSTRNVMGIREEEYAGSRDKLLLTTRIMMVPVSLVAIFFALSVPETGILLTLAFDVSLAALVVPFVLGLFWSKANTVAAIAAIVLGAATRLVFFVLTPTIYGVENTFLYLENDLVPAGFDGLSTFISPLVGLSVFVTLALSTQDTYAPSGAHFGVRQDLPESELLEV comes from the coding sequence ATGATACTCCTTGGCGTCGCTATCTTCGTTGTCCTCCAGACGGCGGTCGGGCTGTACGTAGCCCGGCGCGTCGCAGGGAGCAGCACCAACTTCATCGTCGCCGGACGCGGCCTTATACTCCCGCTCGCGGCCTGCACCCTCATGGCGCAGGCGGTGGACACGAACGCGACCCTCGGCAACACCGACCTCACAAGCCAGTTCGGGTTCTGGGCCGGGGCTTCCCTGCCGATAGGGCTTGCGATATGCCTCGTCATCACGGGGCTGTTCTTCGCCAGACCGATGAACCGGATGGGCCTCATGACGCTGCCGGACTTCTTCAGAAAGAAATACGGTCGGACGGTCGAGGTGATGGCCTCTTTTATCATGATCCTCTCTTTCTCCATCCTTCTCGCCGGGAACCTCGTCGCGGGCGGTTACCTGTTTCAGACCTTTCTCGGGACAAGCTACGCCGTCGGGGTCTTGCTGCTCGCCCTGATCCTGATCATCTACACCCTGCCCGGCGGTCTGCTCTCGGACGTGTACACGAGCATCATCCAGATCGCCGCCGCCTTTATCGCCGCGATCTCACTGCTCGTTTGGGTCGGCTTCAACTTCGGCATAAGCATCCCGGCCGGTATGGGGCCGCTCGCCCTCGACCAGCTCACCGTCCCCGCAAACGGGGCGTACATAAACTGGGCGACCCTCGCCGCTCTGGGCCTCGGAAACCTTGTCGCCATAGACTTCATGCAGCGCGTCTTCGCCGCCCGCACCCCGAATACCGCCCGCCGGGCCTGCTTTGCCGGGGCCGTCGGGACCCTCGCCATCGGCCTGCCGTTCTCGATCATCGCGCTCTCGTGGGGCAACGTTTTCTCATCGCTCGGCATCGAGGCCGGGAACTCCCCGGTTCTGTATGCGATCCTTCAGGAAGCCGCTCCGCCGCTGCTCGTCATCCTCGTGCTTTCTGGGATCGTCGCGGCCTCGCTCTCGACGGGGGACGGCGCGCTCCTCGGGGTCTCGGCGGTCTCCACGCGCAACGTCATGGGCATCCGGGAGGAAGAATACGCCGGTTCTAGGGACAAGCTGCTCCTGACGACGCGCATCATGATGGTCCCGGTCTCGCTTGTCGCCATCTTCTTCGCCCTGAGCGTCCCGGAGACGGGGATTCTGCTCACGCTCGCCTTTGACGTCTCGCTCGCCGCGCTTGTCGTGCCGTTCGTGCTCGGGCTGTTCTGGTCAAAGGCGAACACCGTCGCCGCCATCGCCGCGATAGTCCTCGGCGCGGCGACCCGGCTCGTCTTCTTTGTCCTGACCCCGACGATCTACGGGGTCGAGAATACCTTTCTGTACCTGGAGAACGATCTTGTCCCGGCTGGCTTTGACGGGCTCTCGACCTTTATAAGCCCCCTCGTCGGCCTCTCGGTCTTTGTAACGCTTGCGCTCTCGACTCAGGATACGTACGCCCCGTCAGGGGCGCACTTCGGTGTGAGGCAGGACCTCCCCGAATCCGAGCTTCTGGAGGTCTAG
- a CDS encoding agmatinase family protein, with protein sequence MGAGHHHPERSRIGKPDPEALKRLQGYEAREREAALGSAMWNREVEKALEFGLPGADSIGDRTISTFSRTELPHFAGINTFMGFPYLEDVREVGNYDVAILGAPFDMGTTYRSGTRFGPQAIRRISALYSTYSYEFGVDLREQLKVCDLGDVFVIPANIEKTFDQVANAVSHVVKEGTLPIILGGDHSLGYPNVRGIAENYGGNIGIIHLDRHVDIQEKDMDERMHTTPWFHATNIKNAPPTNLVQCGIGGWQSPRPGVQEARARNTTIMTIGDVEALGIEKAAEMALEVAWDGAEAVYLSFDIDSVDAGFVPGTGWPEPGGYLPREALKFLNLIAREGICGMEVVEVSPPYDHADQTALLAARAVADVLATLVSEGHVGKKEGYTE encoded by the coding sequence ATGGGAGCGGGACACCATCATCCGGAGCGCAGCAGAATAGGAAAGCCCGACCCGGAGGCGCTCAAGCGGCTTCAGGGCTACGAGGCCCGCGAGCGCGAGGCTGCCCTCGGGAGCGCGATGTGGAACAGGGAAGTGGAGAAGGCGCTCGAGTTCGGGCTTCCGGGCGCAGATTCCATCGGCGACAGGACAATCTCGACCTTCTCCCGGACGGAGCTTCCGCACTTTGCCGGGATCAACACCTTTATGGGCTTTCCGTACCTCGAAGACGTGCGTGAGGTTGGAAACTACGACGTGGCGATACTCGGCGCGCCCTTCGACATGGGGACGACCTACCGGAGCGGGACGCGCTTCGGGCCGCAGGCCATACGCCGCATCAGCGCGCTCTACTCAACCTACAGCTACGAGTTCGGGGTGGACCTGCGCGAGCAGCTCAAGGTGTGTGACCTCGGCGACGTCTTTGTTATCCCGGCGAACATCGAGAAGACCTTTGATCAGGTCGCAAACGCCGTGAGCCACGTGGTCAAGGAAGGTACGCTCCCGATCATCCTCGGCGGCGACCACTCCCTCGGTTACCCGAACGTTCGCGGCATCGCGGAGAACTACGGCGGCAACATCGGCATCATCCACCTCGACCGCCACGTGGACATCCAGGAGAAAGACATGGACGAGCGGATGCACACGACCCCCTGGTTTCACGCCACGAACATAAAAAACGCCCCGCCTACCAACCTCGTTCAGTGCGGCATCGGCGGCTGGCAATCGCCCCGCCCCGGCGTTCAGGAGGCGCGGGCCAGAAACACCACGATCATGACCATCGGCGACGTCGAGGCCCTCGGCATCGAAAAGGCCGCCGAGATGGCCCTCGAAGTAGCCTGGGACGGGGCCGAAGCCGTCTACCTCTCCTTTGACATCGACTCCGTGGACGCGGGCTTCGTGCCGGGGACGGGCTGGCCGGAGCCGGGCGGCTACCTGCCGCGCGAGGCCCTGAAGTTCCTCAACCTCATAGCAAGGGAGGGCATCTGCGGAATGGAGGTCGTGGAGGTCTCGCCGCCCTACGATCACGCGGACCAGACCGCGCTTCTGGCCGCCCGCGCCGTGGCCGACGTGCTGGCGACACTCGTCAGCGAGGGACACGTCGGAAAAAAGGAAGGCTACACGGAATGA
- a CDS encoding transposase, translated as MPHGTQNHTRLPVCPCRRLVATYASCCDQEIRPRSPLLSPNEVLTLAILSQWPRFCSERGFFGFADAHLRGYSPVFSATASSTAADVLSSRAESSTAQPGRNTADGSKACRVLDTTLIPAIVRVRACRTGLFVGQATSGRSVSRTGWIYGFKAALTVTPESIVTTFGLAPANCDEKPRGEFLMASDRYDSYLADKGFSSVEREKHWLES; from the coding sequence GTGCCGCATGGAACTCAAAACCACACTCGTCTCCCTGTATGTCCTTGTCGACGATTGGTGGCAACGTACGCATCCTGCTGCGATCAGGAGATCCGGCCCCGCTCACCGTTGCTGTCGCCAAACGAAGTGCTCACGCTGGCCATACTCTCCCAATGGCCCCGGTTTTGTAGCGAGCGAGGTTTTTTCGGGTTCGCTGACGCTCACCTACGCGGATACTCCCCGGTTTTCTCAGCTACGGCCAGCTCGACCGCCGCAGACGTACTTTCGAGCCGAGCTGAAAGCTCTACAGCGCAACCTGGCCGGAACACTGCCGACGGCTCGAAGGCCTGCCGTGTTCTTGACACCACCCTTATCCCGGCCATCGTGAGGGTCCGGGCGTGCCGCACGGGCTTATTCGTCGGGCAGGCGACCTCCGGCCGCAGCGTCTCCAGGACCGGGTGGATCTACGGTTTCAAAGCTGCCCTCACGGTAACTCCGGAAAGCATCGTTACGACTTTTGGTCTCGCCCCGGCCAACTGCGATGAAAAGCCCAGAGGGGAGTTTCTGATGGCTTCCGATAGATACGACAGCTACCTTGCAGACAAAGGGTTCTCTTCGGTCGAGCGGGAGAAACACTGGCTGGAGAGTTAG
- a CDS encoding DUF2269 family protein, whose amino-acid sequence MIMTPRLRKFALAAHITFSVGWIGAVAGYIALDIAAATSRDAQTLRTAYLAMELIAWYVIVPLALTSLLTGLVISVGTRWGLFRHYWVLISLLLTIVATLVLLVEVQTISYFADIAADPTTSGDDLRALGSTLVHSVGGTVVLLVILVLNVYKPRGMTRYGWRKQQEQRKVSRP is encoded by the coding sequence ATGATCATGACACCCCGGCTCCGCAAGTTCGCGCTCGCCGCGCACATTACTTTCTCGGTCGGCTGGATCGGCGCGGTCGCTGGATATATAGCTCTCGACATCGCCGCTGCGACCAGCCGGGATGCTCAGACATTGCGTACCGCCTATCTCGCGATGGAGTTGATCGCCTGGTACGTTATCGTCCCGCTAGCACTCACCTCGCTGCTAACCGGGCTTGTCATATCGGTGGGGACCAGGTGGGGCTTGTTCCGACACTACTGGGTCCTGATCTCACTCCTGCTGACCATAGTTGCCACCCTCGTCCTGCTGGTGGAAGTGCAGACGATCAGCTACTTCGCAGACATAGCAGCAGATCCGACAACGTCCGGTGACGATCTGCGTGCGCTGGGGAGCACGCTGGTCCACTCCGTTGGTGGCACGGTGGTGCTGCTCGTGATCCTAGTGCTCAATGTGTACAAGCCGCGGGGCATGACCCGGTACGGGTGGCGCAAGCAGCAGGAGCAGCGCAAGGTGTCGCGGCCGTAG
- a CDS encoding ferric reductase-like transmembrane domain-containing protein, which translates to MRGDSFLGISMQQLTVATGYLALGFLALTLLIGPANLLLRKRNPVSSYLRRDVGTWTAIASVVHAIFGLQVHGSLTISGILYYFVAPDGSLLTNSFGLANWTGLAATVIVVGLLALSTDFALRKLKARRWKRIQRLNYVLFALVILHAFFYGALLRLESPFTLLLLLSVIAVFVGQAVGVWLWRRRHARPPASQREQQPAGPTG; encoded by the coding sequence ATGAGAGGCGACTCCTTCCTCGGCATCAGCATGCAGCAGCTTACCGTCGCCACCGGCTACCTCGCCCTCGGGTTCCTCGCGCTCACCCTCCTCATCGGTCCGGCCAACCTCCTGCTGCGCAAGCGAAATCCCGTCTCGAGCTATCTGCGCCGTGACGTGGGGACGTGGACAGCCATCGCCAGCGTCGTCCACGCGATCTTCGGATTGCAGGTGCATGGCAGCTTAACGATCAGCGGCATCCTCTACTACTTTGTCGCGCCCGATGGCAGCCTGTTGACCAATAGTTTCGGCCTGGCCAACTGGACCGGGCTTGCCGCGACGGTGATCGTGGTAGGGTTGCTCGCTCTTTCCACCGACTTCGCTCTGCGGAAACTCAAAGCCAGACGCTGGAAGCGGATTCAGCGTCTGAACTACGTCCTGTTCGCGCTGGTCATCCTGCATGCGTTCTTCTACGGTGCGCTGTTGCGACTGGAATCCCCCTTTACGCTCCTGCTCCTCCTCAGCGTCATCGCGGTCTTCGTCGGACAAGCGGTAGGGGTCTGGCTGTGGCGGCGGAGGCACGCTCGCCCGCCCGCCAGCCAGCGTGAGCAGCAGCCAGCGGGCCCTACTGGGTGA
- a CDS encoding response regulator, with the protein MQPLRLLLVDDHALFREGLISLLSYQDDFTVVGETEDAESALDQARALKPDIVLMDIELPGEDGVSATWRLKTEMPAVTVVMLTVRDESQTLFEAIKAGAQGYLVKNVRSRELLEQLRGLARGEAAISRRMAARILEEVRGQTGPFGPEEELTVREMDVLELVAARLSNAEIAKHLVVSEHTVKNHMKSILSKLHLRNRHQAAAYGVARGWLPRPRRRG; encoded by the coding sequence ATGCAGCCCTTGCGACTCCTCCTGGTTGACGACCACGCGCTCTTTCGCGAGGGGCTCATCTCGCTTCTCTCCTATCAGGACGATTTCACCGTCGTTGGAGAGACCGAGGACGCCGAGAGCGCCCTGGACCAGGCGCGTGCGCTCAAGCCGGACATCGTGCTGATGGATATCGAACTCCCGGGAGAAGACGGTGTTAGCGCGACCTGGCGGCTGAAGACGGAAATGCCCGCCGTCACCGTCGTGATGCTGACGGTGCGCGACGAGAGTCAGACTCTCTTCGAGGCCATCAAGGCGGGGGCGCAAGGCTACCTGGTCAAGAACGTGCGGTCCCGGGAGCTCCTAGAGCAGCTCCGGGGCCTGGCGCGGGGCGAGGCTGCAATCTCGCGTCGCATGGCTGCCCGGATCCTGGAAGAGGTTCGGGGCCAAACTGGGCCCTTCGGGCCCGAGGAAGAGCTCACCGTCCGAGAGATGGACGTGCTGGAGCTGGTGGCAGCGCGCCTCTCCAACGCCGAGATCGCCAAGCATCTGGTAGTCAGCGAGCACACGGTCAAGAATCACATGAAGAGCATCCTCTCCAAGCTCCACCTACGCAACCGACACCAGGCAGCCGCCTATGGAGTCGCCCGTGGCTGGCTGCCACGCCCCCGGCGGCGTGGCTAG
- a CDS encoding sensor histidine kinase yields MTHRRLLLFKWLIVFIPPVTVVMSHTLLGSLRGHPIDMHAESLLLAFPILVLTYIFAETMFRVLGRLQAEALAREQDVLTMSAVMQERERLSRELHDGVAQLVAYLLLRLDTIKELVEADRHQEAEAELERLRGVADEIYEDIRESITGLRTNVSERGLICALRDYVDQFEERHQILVSLQADDAADQLPPLAAFQLFRLVQEALTNIRKHAAAPEATVTLTSNGPDRLSIVIADDGQGFIPGSQKNSKARPLGLTSMRERVEALGGTFQVNSRPGSGTQVTATIRIPRPRRGTRRENGHAALATPPG; encoded by the coding sequence ATGACGCACCGCAGACTGCTCCTGTTTAAATGGCTCATAGTCTTCATACCTCCCGTTACTGTCGTGATGAGCCATACCCTGCTGGGCAGCCTGAGAGGGCACCCTATAGACATGCACGCAGAGAGCCTGCTCTTGGCATTCCCGATCCTGGTGTTGACCTACATTTTTGCAGAGACGATGTTCAGGGTTCTAGGGAGACTCCAGGCCGAGGCGTTGGCCCGAGAACAGGACGTCCTGACCATGAGCGCCGTGATGCAGGAACGGGAGCGGCTGAGCAGGGAACTCCACGATGGTGTGGCTCAACTCGTCGCGTATCTGCTCTTGCGCCTGGACACCATCAAGGAACTGGTGGAGGCCGACCGGCACCAGGAGGCGGAAGCAGAGCTCGAGCGATTACGCGGGGTTGCCGACGAAATCTACGAGGATATCAGGGAGTCCATTACAGGGCTCCGCACCAACGTGTCGGAACGAGGGTTGATCTGCGCACTACGGGATTACGTGGACCAGTTTGAAGAGCGGCACCAGATTCTCGTGAGCCTCCAGGCGGATGACGCGGCCGACCAGCTCCCACCTCTCGCAGCGTTCCAGCTCTTCAGGCTCGTTCAGGAAGCCCTGACCAACATTCGCAAGCACGCCGCGGCGCCGGAGGCCACCGTCACCCTCACATCCAATGGGCCTGATCGGCTCAGTATCGTCATTGCCGACGATGGCCAGGGCTTCATCCCTGGCAGCCAGAAGAACAGCAAGGCGCGACCCTTGGGCCTGACGAGTATGCGCGAGCGGGTCGAGGCCCTCGGCGGCACGTTCCAGGTGAATAGCCGGCCCGGTTCGGGCACACAAGTGACCGCCACCATCCGCATTCCACGACCGAGAAGAGGAACGAGGAGGGAGAATGGGCATGCAGCCCTTGCGACTCCTCCTGGTTGA